One stretch of Burkholderia sp. NRF60-BP8 DNA includes these proteins:
- the xylF gene encoding D-xylose ABC transporter substrate-binding protein, whose product MKSVTRRTVLSSLAGAAALAILALGTPLAHASKDKPEIGFCIDDLRVERWSRDRDYFVAAATKLGAKVSVQSADASEERQISQIENLISRGVDVIVIVPFNSKTLGNVVAEARKAGIKVVSYDRLILDADVDAYISFDNEKVGELQAQGVFAAKPKGNYFLLGGAPTDNNAKMLREGQLKVLKPAIDRGDIKVVGQQWVPEWSASTALRIVEDALTANNNKIDAIVASNDGTAGGAIQALAAQHLAGKVPVSGQDADLAAVKRVIAGTQTMTVYKPLKLIASEAAKLAVDLAKGTKPAFNAQYDNGKKKVDTVLLQPTLLTKRNVDVVVKDGFYTQAQLASQ is encoded by the coding sequence ATGAAATCCGTGACGCGTCGTACCGTATTGAGTTCGCTTGCCGGCGCCGCCGCGCTGGCGATCCTCGCGCTGGGCACGCCGCTCGCCCACGCGAGCAAGGACAAGCCCGAGATCGGCTTCTGCATCGACGACCTGCGCGTCGAGCGCTGGTCGCGCGATCGCGACTATTTCGTCGCGGCCGCGACGAAGCTCGGCGCGAAGGTGTCGGTGCAGTCGGCCGATGCGAGCGAGGAGCGGCAGATTTCGCAGATCGAGAACCTGATCTCGCGCGGCGTCGACGTGATCGTGATCGTGCCGTTCAACTCGAAGACGCTCGGCAACGTCGTCGCCGAAGCGCGCAAGGCCGGCATCAAGGTCGTGTCGTACGATCGCCTGATCCTCGACGCGGACGTCGACGCCTATATCTCGTTCGACAACGAGAAGGTCGGCGAGCTGCAGGCGCAGGGCGTGTTCGCCGCGAAGCCGAAGGGCAATTATTTCCTGCTGGGCGGCGCGCCGACCGACAACAACGCGAAGATGCTGCGCGAAGGGCAACTGAAGGTACTCAAGCCCGCGATCGACCGCGGCGACATCAAGGTTGTCGGCCAGCAGTGGGTGCCCGAATGGAGCGCGTCGACCGCGCTGCGGATCGTGGAGGACGCACTGACCGCGAACAACAACAAGATCGACGCGATCGTCGCGTCGAACGACGGCACGGCCGGCGGCGCGATCCAGGCGCTCGCCGCGCAGCATCTGGCCGGGAAGGTGCCGGTGTCCGGCCAGGATGCCGATCTGGCCGCGGTCAAGCGCGTGATCGCCGGTACGCAGACGATGACCGTCTACAAGCCGCTGAAGCTGATCGCGAGCGAAGCCGCGAAGCTCGCGGTCGATCTCGCGAAGGGCACGAAGCCCGCGTTCAACGCGCAATACGACAACGGCAAGAAGAAGGTCGATACGGTGCTGCTGCAGCCGACGCTGTTGACCAAGCGCAACGTCGACGTCGTCGTGAAGGACGGCTTCTATACCCAGGCCCAGCTGGCGAGCCAGTAA
- a CDS encoding mannuronate-specific alginate lyase produces the protein MRALSVRTLSAVLFAVGTLVGTAAASHACEVPPPVRTIDPPGYYDDPSGYARDVKPMRDFVAKLNAAADRGDWSCALTLLDGWAQSDALMGPISGYQGDYERSWAGTDFAMVILRMPYGLREANRAAFNAIDPWLERIAIATRNAEAINHLHNNLVYWAGLDLIAIGTVTDNASLIDSGLLRVREGIRDIRPDGSLEREVKRGDRALHYHTFALLPLVFAAELVQRRNIDLYRENDGAIGRLANLVIDAVEDPASFRKITPIKQDLFPWTFRDELSWVEPYYARFHDRRLPAIIAPRRPFGEWRLGGDVTAAWGAPLP, from the coding sequence ATGCGCGCCCTTTCCGTTCGAACCTTGTCCGCCGTCCTGTTCGCCGTCGGCACACTCGTCGGCACGGCCGCCGCCAGCCATGCATGCGAAGTGCCGCCTCCCGTGCGGACGATCGACCCGCCCGGCTACTACGACGACCCCAGCGGCTATGCGCGCGACGTGAAGCCGATGCGCGACTTCGTCGCGAAGCTGAACGCGGCGGCGGATCGCGGCGACTGGTCGTGCGCGTTGACGCTACTCGACGGTTGGGCGCAATCGGATGCGTTGATGGGCCCGATCTCCGGCTATCAGGGCGACTACGAGCGTTCGTGGGCCGGCACCGATTTCGCGATGGTGATCCTGCGCATGCCGTATGGGTTGCGCGAAGCGAATCGCGCGGCATTCAACGCGATCGACCCGTGGCTCGAACGCATCGCGATCGCGACCCGCAATGCCGAGGCGATCAACCATCTGCACAACAATCTCGTGTATTGGGCCGGGCTCGACCTGATCGCGATCGGCACCGTGACCGACAATGCAAGCCTGATCGATTCGGGCTTGCTGCGGGTGCGCGAAGGCATTCGCGACATCCGCCCGGACGGTTCGCTCGAGCGCGAGGTCAAGCGCGGCGACCGCGCGCTTCACTATCACACGTTCGCGCTGCTGCCGCTCGTGTTCGCGGCCGAACTCGTCCAGCGGCGCAACATCGATCTCTACCGCGAAAACGACGGTGCGATCGGCCGCCTCGCGAACCTCGTGATCGACGCGGTGGAAGATCCCGCGAGTTTCAGGAAGATCACGCCGATCAAGCAGGACCTGTTCCCGTGGACGTTCCGCGACGAACTGAGCTGGGTCGAGCCGTACTACGCACGCTTTCACGACCGACGCCTGCCGGCGATCATCGCGCCGCGCCGCCCGTTCGGCGAATGGCGGCTCGGCGGCGACGTGACGGCGGCATGGGGCGCGCCGCTGCCATGA
- a CDS encoding arsenic transporter yields the protein MNPVSLAWLISALATAGVITRPFGWPEAIWAVSGALLLVVLNLLPVAQALDAVAKGGDVYLFLTGMMLLSEAARREGLFDWVATHVVNLAQGSSRRLFALIYGVGVVTTAFLSNDATAVVLTPAVLAAARRAKADPMPLLYSCALVANAASFVLPISNPANLVLYGAHMPSLGPWLAHFAAPSVASIACTFVMLRIVQRRAFSGGCESGLPVQPLTRGGRITLAGIAATAVALMAVSVLDRPLGLPTALAGVVTVACVAMRDRAACVPIVRGISWSVLPLVAGLFVVVEALDRTGAVRVLAGLLHALMQSGEHVAAAAAGVAVALVSNGVNNLPAGLIASSTIQAAHSPRTVVDAILIGVDLGPNLSVTGSLATILWLAAMRREGLQVGFRTFLAVGACVMPPALLLALGARFAVGG from the coding sequence ATGAATCCTGTTTCGCTTGCCTGGCTGATTTCCGCGCTCGCCACCGCGGGCGTCATCACGCGTCCGTTCGGCTGGCCCGAGGCCATCTGGGCCGTGAGCGGCGCGCTGCTGCTGGTCGTGTTGAACCTGTTGCCCGTCGCGCAGGCGCTGGACGCCGTCGCGAAGGGCGGCGACGTGTACCTCTTTCTGACGGGCATGATGCTGCTGTCCGAGGCGGCCCGTCGCGAGGGGCTGTTCGACTGGGTCGCGACGCACGTCGTCAATCTCGCGCAGGGTTCGTCGCGGCGATTGTTCGCGCTGATCTACGGGGTCGGCGTCGTCACCACGGCGTTCCTGTCGAACGACGCAACCGCCGTCGTGCTGACGCCCGCGGTCCTTGCCGCCGCGCGCCGGGCGAAGGCCGACCCGATGCCGCTGCTGTACAGCTGCGCGCTCGTCGCGAATGCCGCGAGTTTCGTGCTGCCGATTTCGAATCCGGCGAACCTGGTGCTGTATGGCGCGCACATGCCGTCGCTCGGCCCATGGCTCGCGCACTTCGCGGCGCCGTCCGTCGCATCGATCGCGTGCACGTTCGTCATGCTGCGGATCGTGCAGCGACGTGCGTTTTCCGGCGGTTGCGAGTCGGGGCTGCCGGTGCAGCCGCTGACGCGCGGCGGGCGCATCACGCTGGCGGGCATTGCGGCAACGGCCGTCGCGCTGATGGCGGTGTCGGTCCTGGATCGTCCGCTTGGATTGCCGACCGCGCTGGCGGGTGTCGTCACGGTCGCGTGCGTGGCGATGCGGGATCGTGCGGCATGCGTGCCGATCGTTCGCGGGATTTCGTGGAGCGTGCTGCCGCTCGTCGCGGGGTTGTTCGTCGTCGTCGAGGCGCTCGACCGGACCGGCGCGGTGCGCGTACTGGCGGGGCTGCTGCACGCGCTGATGCAAAGCGGCGAGCACGTCGCCGCGGCGGCGGCTGGCGTCGCGGTCGCGCTGGTGTCGAACGGGGTCAACAACCTGCCCGCCGGGCTGATCGCGAGCTCGACGATCCAGGCCGCGCACAGCCCGCGAACGGTGGTCGATGCGATCCTGATCGGCGTGGATCTCGGCCCGAACCTGTCGGTCACCGGTTCGCTCGCGACGATTCTGTGGCTGGCGGCGATGCGGCGCGAAGGGCTGCAGGTCGGTTTCCGTACGTTCCTCGCGGTCGGGGCGTGCGTGATGCCGCCGGCGCTGCTGCTCGCGCTGGGCGCGCGGTTCGCGGTCGGCGGCTGA
- the xylB gene encoding xylulokinase — MYIGLDLGTSGVKAVLLDRDGAVRASAGRPLAVSRPQPRWSEQAPRDWWDAACGALAALVSDARTAGIDPRDIDALGLTGQMHGATLLDAHGDVLRPAILWNDGRADAECEELERLAPALRTVAGNIAMPGFTAPKLLWVRRHEPDVFARIAYVLLPKDYLRYRLTGAFATDPSDAAGTLWLDVAKRDYDDTLLAACGLSRAQMPAVFEGNRITGTLLPAVARALGLREIPVVAGGGDNAAGAVGVGIVRPGDALLSLGTSGVYFAVSDGFRANPESAVHSFCHALPDTWHLMSVMLNAAGCVDFTAQLAGYDGVAALLDDAETNARASRPWFLPYLSGERTPHNDVNAKGVFYGLTPDTRRADLANATLEGVGFALLDGIDALHAAGHAPDNITVIGGGSRSAYWTQMLADLSGRALTLRAGGEVGPALGAARLAHLALEPDAALADVCPQPPVVAVREPDSARHAWYRDVRRPTFRALYRALEPVFATGA; from the coding sequence ATGTACATCGGACTCGATCTCGGCACGTCGGGCGTGAAGGCGGTGCTGCTCGACCGCGACGGCGCGGTGCGCGCAAGCGCGGGCCGCCCGCTCGCGGTGAGCCGGCCGCAGCCGCGCTGGTCCGAGCAGGCGCCGCGCGACTGGTGGGACGCCGCATGCGGCGCGCTCGCCGCACTCGTGTCGGACGCGCGCACGGCCGGCATCGACCCGCGCGACATCGATGCGCTCGGCCTGACCGGACAGATGCACGGCGCGACGCTGCTCGATGCCCACGGCGACGTGCTGCGCCCCGCGATCTTGTGGAACGACGGCCGCGCGGATGCCGAGTGCGAGGAACTCGAACGGCTCGCGCCCGCGCTGCGCACGGTGGCCGGCAATATCGCGATGCCGGGGTTCACGGCGCCCAAGCTGCTGTGGGTGCGCCGTCACGAGCCCGACGTGTTCGCGCGCATCGCCTACGTGCTGCTGCCGAAGGATTATCTGCGCTACCGGCTGACCGGCGCGTTCGCGACCGATCCGTCGGACGCCGCCGGCACGCTGTGGCTCGACGTCGCGAAGCGCGACTACGACGACACGTTGCTCGCGGCCTGCGGGCTGTCGCGCGCGCAGATGCCGGCCGTCTTCGAGGGCAATCGCATCACCGGCACGCTGCTGCCGGCCGTCGCGCGGGCGCTCGGCCTGCGCGAGATCCCGGTGGTGGCCGGCGGCGGCGACAACGCGGCCGGCGCGGTGGGCGTCGGGATCGTGCGGCCCGGCGACGCGCTGCTGTCGCTCGGCACGTCGGGCGTGTATTTCGCGGTGTCGGACGGGTTCCGCGCGAATCCCGAATCGGCGGTGCACAGCTTTTGTCATGCGCTGCCGGATACGTGGCACCTGATGTCCGTGATGCTGAACGCGGCCGGCTGCGTCGACTTCACCGCGCAACTGGCCGGTTACGACGGCGTCGCGGCGCTGCTCGACGATGCGGAAACGAACGCACGCGCGAGCCGCCCGTGGTTCCTGCCGTACCTGAGCGGCGAGCGCACGCCGCACAACGACGTGAACGCGAAAGGTGTGTTCTACGGGCTCACGCCGGACACGCGGCGCGCGGATCTCGCGAACGCGACGCTCGAAGGCGTCGGCTTCGCGCTGCTCGACGGCATCGACGCGCTGCATGCGGCCGGGCACGCGCCCGACAACATCACCGTGATCGGCGGCGGCTCGCGCAGCGCGTACTGGACGCAGATGCTCGCGGACCTGAGCGGCCGTGCGCTGACGCTGCGCGCGGGCGGCGAAGTGGGGCCGGCGCTCGGCGCCGCGCGTCTCGCACATCTCGCGCTCGAACCCGATGCGGCGCTCGCCGACGTGTGTCCGCAACCGCCGGTCGTCGCGGTGCGCGAGCCCGACTCCGCGCGGCACGCGTGGTATCGCGACGTGCGGCGGCCGACGTTTCGCGCGCTGTATCGTGCGCTCGAACCGGTGTTTGCGACGGGCGCCTGA
- the xylG gene encoding D-xylose ABC transporter ATP-binding protein: MTEPLLTMRGIVKAFDGVKALDGIDLTVRPGECVGLCGENGAGKSTLMKVLSGVYSHGTWDGEIRWEGAPLVASGVRDTERAGIAIIHQELMLVPELSVAENIFLGNEITLPGGRMNFAAMVRRAEELLHELRIDTINVAQPVMNYGGGHQQLIEIAKALNKHAKLLILDEPSSSLSASETRILLDIVRDLKRRGVACVYISHKLDEVAAVCDTVTVIRDGRHVATEPMNALTTDRIIAMMVGREIRDLYPREPHEIGDVVLDVRHVTCRDVTNARRKRVDDVSFSVRRGEIVGVAGLVGAGRTELMQAIFGAYPGACTASVTMNGRPLSIRSPADAIRAGIAMVPEDRKRHGIVPQLGVGHNITLAVLQRFAARGRIDAAAELDAIRTEMQRLSVRAAHPFLSIASLSGGNQQKAVLAKMLLTEPQVLILDEPTRGVDVGAKAEIYRLIFALAKRGVALIVVSSELPEVLGLADRVLVIGEGELRGDFVNQGLTQEQILGAALKPARLPAEPTAASAT, from the coding sequence ATGACGGAACCCTTGCTGACGATGCGCGGCATCGTCAAGGCCTTCGACGGCGTGAAGGCGCTCGACGGCATCGACCTGACCGTGCGGCCCGGCGAATGCGTCGGGCTGTGCGGCGAGAACGGCGCGGGCAAGTCGACGCTGATGAAGGTGCTGTCGGGCGTGTACTCGCACGGCACGTGGGACGGCGAGATCCGCTGGGAAGGCGCGCCGCTCGTGGCGTCCGGCGTGCGCGACACCGAGCGCGCGGGCATCGCGATCATCCATCAGGAGCTGATGCTCGTGCCCGAGCTGTCGGTGGCCGAGAACATCTTCCTCGGCAACGAGATCACGCTGCCGGGCGGGCGCATGAACTTCGCGGCGATGGTGCGGCGCGCCGAGGAGCTGCTGCACGAATTGCGGATCGACACGATCAACGTCGCGCAGCCGGTGATGAACTACGGCGGCGGCCACCAGCAGTTGATCGAGATCGCGAAGGCGCTGAACAAGCACGCGAAGCTGCTCATCCTCGACGAACCGTCGTCGTCGCTGAGCGCGTCGGAGACGCGCATCCTGCTCGACATCGTGCGCGACCTGAAGCGCCGTGGCGTCGCGTGCGTCTACATCTCGCACAAGCTCGACGAGGTGGCGGCCGTATGCGATACGGTCACCGTGATCCGCGACGGCCGCCATGTCGCGACCGAGCCGATGAATGCGCTGACGACCGACCGGATCATCGCGATGATGGTCGGCCGCGAGATCCGCGACCTGTATCCGCGCGAGCCGCACGAGATCGGCGACGTCGTGCTCGACGTGCGCCACGTGACGTGCCGCGACGTGACGAACGCGCGCCGCAAGCGCGTCGACGACGTGTCGTTCAGCGTGCGGCGCGGCGAGATCGTCGGCGTGGCCGGGCTCGTCGGTGCGGGCCGCACCGAGTTGATGCAGGCGATCTTCGGCGCGTATCCGGGCGCGTGCACGGCGAGCGTGACGATGAACGGCCGGCCGCTGTCGATCCGCTCGCCGGCCGACGCGATCCGCGCCGGCATCGCGATGGTGCCGGAGGACCGCAAGCGCCACGGCATCGTGCCGCAGCTCGGCGTGGGGCACAACATCACGCTGGCGGTGCTGCAGCGCTTCGCGGCGCGCGGGCGGATCGACGCGGCCGCCGAGCTCGACGCGATCCGCACCGAGATGCAGCGGCTGTCGGTGCGCGCCGCGCATCCGTTCCTGTCGATTGCGAGCCTGTCGGGCGGCAATCAGCAGAAGGCGGTGCTCGCGAAGATGCTGCTGACCGAGCCGCAGGTGCTGATCCTCGACGAGCCGACGCGCGGCGTCGACGTGGGCGCGAAGGCCGAGATCTACCGGCTGATCTTCGCGCTGGCCAAGCGCGGCGTCGCGCTGATCGTCGTGTCGTCGGAACTGCCGGAGGTGCTCGGCCTGGCCGATCGCGTGCTGGTGATCGGTGAAGGCGAGCTGCGCGGCGATTTCGTCAACCAGGGCCTCACGCAGGAACAGATTCTCGGCGCCGCGCTGAAGCCCGCGCGGCTGCCCGCCGAACCCACCGCAGCGAGTGCGACATGA
- the xylA gene encoding xylose isomerase, with product MSYFEHIPAIRYEGPQSDNPLAYHHYDPERRVLGKTLAEHLRIAVCYWHTFVWPGHDIFGQGAFQRPWQQPGDALERARMKADAAFEFFTKLGTPFYTFHDTDVAPEGDSLREYAANFARMVDYLAERQQATGVRLLWGTANLFSHPRFAAGAATNPNPDVFAWAATQVRHALDATHRLGGENYVLWGGREGYETLLNTDLKRERDQFARFLSMVVEHKHRIGFKGALLIEPKPQEPTKHQYDYDVATVHGFLVQYGLQNEIRVNIEANHATLAGHSFHHEIANAFALGVFGSVDANRGDPQNGWDTDQFPNSVEELTLAFYEILRHGGFTTGGMNFDAKVRRQSIDPEDLFYGHVGAIDVLALALERAAVLVENDRLDALRRQRYAQWDSEFGRKILSGGYTLESLATDALARGVNPRHASGAQERLENIVNQAIYGLR from the coding sequence ATGTCGTATTTCGAACACATTCCCGCAATTCGCTACGAAGGCCCGCAGTCGGACAACCCGCTCGCCTATCACCATTACGACCCCGAGCGGCGCGTGCTCGGCAAGACGCTCGCCGAGCATCTGCGGATCGCGGTCTGCTACTGGCACACGTTCGTGTGGCCCGGCCACGACATCTTCGGGCAGGGCGCGTTTCAGCGGCCGTGGCAGCAGCCCGGCGACGCGCTCGAACGCGCGCGGATGAAGGCCGACGCCGCATTCGAGTTCTTCACGAAGCTCGGCACGCCGTTCTATACGTTTCATGACACCGACGTCGCGCCGGAAGGCGACAGCCTGCGCGAATACGCGGCCAATTTCGCGCGGATGGTCGACTATCTCGCCGAGCGTCAGCAGGCAACCGGCGTGCGGCTGTTATGGGGGACCGCGAACCTGTTTTCGCACCCGCGCTTCGCGGCCGGCGCCGCGACGAACCCGAACCCCGACGTGTTCGCGTGGGCCGCGACCCAGGTACGCCATGCGCTCGACGCGACCCATCGGCTCGGCGGCGAGAACTACGTGCTGTGGGGCGGCCGGGAAGGCTACGAGACGCTGCTCAATACCGACCTGAAGCGCGAGCGCGACCAGTTCGCCCGCTTCCTGTCGATGGTCGTCGAGCACAAGCACCGGATCGGCTTCAAGGGTGCGCTGCTGATCGAGCCGAAGCCGCAGGAGCCGACCAAGCATCAGTACGACTACGACGTGGCGACGGTGCACGGCTTCCTCGTGCAGTACGGACTGCAGAACGAGATCCGCGTGAACATCGAGGCCAATCACGCGACGCTCGCGGGCCATTCGTTCCATCACGAGATCGCGAACGCATTCGCGCTCGGCGTGTTCGGCAGCGTCGACGCGAACCGCGGCGATCCGCAGAACGGCTGGGACACCGACCAGTTCCCGAACAGTGTCGAGGAACTGACGCTCGCGTTCTACGAGATCCTGCGCCACGGCGGCTTCACGACCGGCGGGATGAACTTCGACGCGAAGGTGCGGCGCCAGAGCATCGATCCGGAAGACCTGTTCTACGGTCACGTCGGTGCGATCGACGTGCTCGCGCTCGCGCTCGAACGCGCGGCGGTGCTGGTCGAGAACGACCGGCTCGACGCACTGCGCCGGCAGCGCTACGCGCAGTGGGACAGCGAGTTCGGCCGCAAGATCCTGTCGGGCGGCTATACGCTGGAGTCGCTGGCGACCGACGCGCTCGCGCGGGGCGTGAACCCGCGGCATGCAAGCGGCGCGCAGGAGCGGCTCGAGAACATCGTGAACCAGGCGATCTACGGGCTGCGCTGA
- a CDS encoding sugar ABC transporter permease, whose protein sequence is MNSELSSSTPATPDADARRPDGRAPRLPLRHVFTRYKVLALLFAVVAIWAFFSVLTDGAFVTPRNVSNLLRQMSITGMLACGMVFVIIAGEIDLSVGSLLGLLGGVAAILDVNRHWPVAATVPAVLALGVLIGLFNGWWSTYRRVPSFIVGLGGMLAFRGILLGVTGGSTIAPVSDGFVFIGQGYLPRLAGDGLAVLLFAVATLLVVRQRGTRRRYRLAVAPLWQDVAKIVGAGAVLFAFVATLDRYGGIPVPVLLLLVLLGVFSWIATQTVFGRRIYAVGSNLEATRLSGVDTDRVKLAIFALMGLMCAFAGLVNTARLAAGSPSAGSMGELDAIAACFIGGTSMRGGSGTVYGALIGALVMASLDNGMSMLDVDAYWQMIVKGAVLVLAVWIDVVSRSNRR, encoded by the coding sequence ATGAATTCCGAACTTTCTTCCTCGACCCCGGCGACGCCGGATGCGGACGCGCGGCGTCCGGACGGCCGCGCGCCGCGGCTGCCGTTGCGCCACGTCTTCACGCGCTACAAGGTGCTCGCGCTACTGTTCGCGGTCGTCGCGATCTGGGCGTTCTTCTCGGTGCTGACGGACGGCGCGTTCGTCACGCCGCGCAACGTGTCGAACCTGCTGCGGCAGATGTCGATCACCGGCATGCTCGCGTGCGGCATGGTGTTCGTCATCATCGCGGGCGAGATCGACCTGTCGGTCGGCTCGCTGCTCGGGCTACTCGGCGGCGTCGCCGCGATCCTCGACGTCAACCGCCACTGGCCGGTCGCGGCGACGGTTCCGGCCGTGCTCGCGCTCGGCGTGCTGATCGGGCTCTTCAACGGCTGGTGGTCGACCTATCGGCGCGTGCCGTCGTTCATCGTCGGGCTCGGCGGGATGCTCGCGTTTCGCGGCATCCTGCTCGGCGTGACGGGCGGCTCGACGATCGCGCCCGTGTCGGACGGTTTCGTGTTCATCGGGCAGGGCTATCTGCCGCGTCTGGCCGGGGACGGCCTCGCGGTCCTGCTGTTCGCGGTCGCGACGCTGCTGGTGGTGCGGCAGCGCGGCACGCGGCGGCGCTACCGGCTCGCGGTCGCCCCGTTGTGGCAGGACGTCGCGAAGATCGTCGGCGCCGGCGCGGTGCTGTTCGCGTTCGTCGCGACGCTCGATCGTTACGGCGGTATTCCGGTGCCCGTGCTGCTGCTGCTCGTGCTGCTCGGCGTGTTCTCGTGGATCGCGACGCAGACCGTGTTCGGCCGGCGGATCTATGCGGTGGGCTCGAACCTGGAGGCGACGCGGCTGTCGGGCGTCGACACCGATCGCGTGAAGCTCGCGATCTTCGCGCTGATGGGGCTGATGTGCGCGTTTGCCGGCCTCGTCAACACGGCGCGGCTCGCGGCCGGGTCGCCGTCCGCCGGCTCGATGGGCGAACTCGACGCGATCGCCGCGTGCTTCATCGGCGGCACGTCGATGCGCGGCGGGTCGGGCACGGTCTACGGCGCGCTGATCGGCGCGCTCGTGATGGCGAGCCTCGACAACGGGATGTCGATGCTGGACGTCGATGCGTACTGGCAGATGATCGTCAAGGGCGCGGTGCTCGTGCTGGCGGTGTGGATCGACGTGGTGTCGCGGTCGAACCGGCGGTGA
- a CDS encoding XylR family transcriptional regulator codes for MTRAPSAQTPHRIALLFNANKVYDREIISGIGQYLHTTRVVWDLFLEDDFRCRLTGIERFDGDGIIADFDDPAVADALAGSPLPIVAIGSSYEDPAQYPEGVPYIATDNPKLVSLAYTHLIGAGLAHFAMYSLPVAQENRWAQQRELAFDRLARADGLDAPIYRGLSTSASGWNHAIEQLIDWLHALPKPVGVIAVTDARARHLLQACLIAGIAVPEQVAIIGIDNDPLTRTLTRIPLSSVIQGTEEMGRTAAHLLHRMLRGARFPGQRILVPPVGINVLESTRHQPLASPHVMRARHFIRQYACQGIKTEQVADYVGVSRSLLEEHFRRELQRTVHQEILRHKLEAAQALLAGRQASSAEVAIRCGFTSLQYMYAVFRRELGCTPREYQERAAATN; via the coding sequence ATGACACGCGCCCCATCCGCCCAGACACCGCACCGCATCGCGCTGCTGTTCAATGCGAACAAGGTCTACGACCGCGAGATCATCAGCGGCATCGGCCAATATCTGCACACGACGCGCGTCGTGTGGGATCTCTTCCTCGAAGACGATTTCCGCTGCCGGCTCACCGGGATCGAGCGTTTCGACGGCGACGGCATCATCGCGGACTTCGACGACCCCGCCGTCGCCGACGCGCTCGCCGGTTCGCCGCTGCCGATCGTCGCGATCGGATCGTCGTACGAGGATCCGGCGCAATACCCGGAAGGCGTCCCATATATTGCGACGGACAACCCGAAGCTCGTGTCGCTCGCCTATACGCACCTGATCGGGGCGGGACTCGCGCATTTCGCGATGTACAGCCTGCCGGTCGCGCAGGAGAACCGCTGGGCGCAGCAGCGCGAACTGGCGTTCGACCGGCTCGCGCGCGCGGACGGGCTCGACGCGCCGATCTACCGCGGGCTGTCGACGAGCGCGTCGGGCTGGAATCACGCGATCGAACAACTGATCGACTGGCTGCATGCGCTGCCGAAGCCGGTCGGCGTGATCGCGGTGACCGATGCGCGCGCGCGGCACCTGCTGCAGGCGTGCCTGATCGCCGGCATCGCGGTGCCGGAACAGGTCGCGATCATCGGTATCGACAACGATCCGCTCACGCGCACGCTGACGCGCATTCCGTTGTCGTCGGTGATCCAGGGCACCGAGGAAATGGGCCGCACCGCCGCGCACCTGCTGCACCGGATGCTGCGCGGCGCGCGCTTTCCTGGGCAGCGGATTCTCGTGCCGCCGGTCGGCATCAACGTGCTCGAATCGACGCGCCACCAGCCGCTCGCGAGCCCGCACGTGATGCGTGCGCGGCATTTCATCCGCCAGTACGCGTGCCAGGGGATCAAGACCGAACAGGTCGCCGACTATGTCGGCGTATCGCGCTCGCTGCTCGAGGAGCACTTCCGGCGCGAACTGCAGCGCACCGTGCACCAGGAGATCCTGCGCCACAAGCTCGAAGCCGCGCAGGCGCTGCTCGCCGGCCGGCAGGCGTCGAGCGCCGAAGTCGCGATCCGTTGCGGGTTCACGTCGCTTCAGTACATGTACGCGGTGTTCAGGCGCGAACTCGGCTGCACGCCGCGCGAATATCAGGAACGCGCGGCCGCCACGAACTGA